A window from Citrobacter amalonaticus encodes these proteins:
- a CDS encoding 3-hydroxybenzoate 6-monooxygenase, producing the protein MAKVTSAIIVGGGIGGAATALSLARQGIKVMLLEKAHEIGEIGAGIQLGPNAFSALDSLGVGDVARQRAVFTDHITMMDAVNAEEVVHIETGQAFRDHFGGPYAVIHRVDIHASVWESVLTHPNVEYRTSTNVVDIRQTADDVTVFDEQGNSWTADILVGCDGVKSVVRQSLLGDSPRVTGHVVYRAVIDCADMPEDLRINAPVLWAGPHCHLVHYPLRGGKQYNLVVTFHSRQQEEWGVKDGSKEEVLSYFAGIHPRPRQMLDKPTTWRRWSTADREPVEKWGTERITLVGDAAHPVAQYMAQGACMALEDAVTLGKALEQCDGDAAKAFALYESVRIPRTARIVWSTREMGRVYHAAGVERQVRNLLWKGKSQAEFYRGMEWLYGWKEDNCLLPR; encoded by the coding sequence ATGGCTAAAGTGACGAGCGCAATTATTGTCGGCGGCGGAATTGGCGGGGCAGCCACCGCGCTTTCGCTGGCGCGTCAGGGTATCAAAGTGATGCTGCTGGAAAAAGCCCATGAAATTGGTGAGATCGGCGCGGGCATTCAGCTCGGTCCCAACGCCTTCTCTGCGCTGGACAGCCTCGGCGTCGGCGACGTCGCGCGTCAGCGTGCGGTGTTTACCGACCACATTACCATGATGGATGCCGTGAACGCGGAAGAAGTGGTGCACATCGAGACCGGGCAGGCCTTTCGCGACCACTTCGGCGGTCCGTATGCGGTCATCCACCGGGTCGATATTCACGCTTCCGTCTGGGAATCCGTACTGACTCATCCAAACGTTGAGTACCGGACCTCGACCAATGTGGTCGACATTCGCCAGACGGCGGACGACGTAACGGTGTTCGACGAGCAGGGGAATAGCTGGACCGCTGATATTCTGGTCGGTTGTGATGGCGTGAAGTCGGTGGTGCGTCAGAGTTTGCTGGGCGATTCGCCGCGCGTGACCGGACACGTCGTTTACCGTGCGGTGATTGACTGTGCGGACATGCCGGAAGACCTGCGCATTAACGCGCCAGTGCTCTGGGCCGGGCCGCATTGCCACCTCGTGCACTACCCGCTGCGCGGTGGCAAGCAGTACAACCTGGTTGTCACCTTCCACAGCCGCCAGCAGGAGGAGTGGGGCGTGAAAGACGGCAGTAAGGAAGAGGTGCTGTCGTATTTCGCCGGGATCCATCCGCGCCCGCGGCAGATGCTGGATAAACCCACGACCTGGCGTCGCTGGTCAACCGCCGATCGCGAACCGGTAGAGAAATGGGGCACTGAGCGCATCACGCTGGTGGGCGATGCCGCGCACCCGGTGGCGCAGTACATGGCGCAGGGTGCCTGTATGGCGCTGGAAGATGCTGTGACGCTGGGTAAAGCGCTGGAGCAGTGCGATGGCGATGCGGCGAAAGCCTTTGCGCTGTATGAGTCGGTACGCATTCCACGCACGGCGCGCATCGTCTGGTCGACGCGCGAAATGGGGCGCGTGTATCACGCAGCAGGCGTGGAGCGTCAGGTGCGAAACCTGTTGTGGAAAGGTAAATCGCAGGCGGAGTTTTATCGCGGCATGGAATGGCTGTACGGCTGGAAAGAAGATAACTGTCTTCTGCCACGCTGA
- the maiA gene encoding maleylacetoacetate isomerase has translation MKLYSFFNSSASYRVRIALALKGIDYHTVGVNIRIGQQNELAYRRMNPVGLVPTLVTDDGEALGQSLAIIDWLDRHFPQSRLLPVSDPARTQVLEIVYAIACDIHPVNNLRVLRYLSEELKVSEEEKKRWYAHWIQQGLSAVEQLLRQSQSQNFCVGNAPTLADCCLVPQWANALRMGCDLSGYPRCKAVYDACTQLPAFIAAAPENQQDKISA, from the coding sequence ATGAAGCTGTACAGTTTTTTTAACAGTTCGGCGTCGTACCGCGTGCGTATCGCGCTGGCATTAAAGGGCATCGACTACCACACGGTGGGCGTCAATATCCGTATTGGGCAGCAAAATGAACTGGCCTACCGGCGGATGAATCCGGTGGGGCTGGTACCAACGCTGGTAACCGATGATGGCGAAGCGCTGGGCCAGTCGCTGGCGATTATCGACTGGCTGGACCGGCATTTTCCGCAATCACGCTTGCTGCCCGTCAGCGATCCGGCGCGCACGCAGGTGCTGGAGATTGTCTATGCCATCGCTTGCGATATTCATCCGGTTAATAACCTGCGGGTGCTGCGCTATCTGAGCGAGGAACTGAAGGTCAGTGAAGAAGAGAAAAAACGCTGGTACGCACACTGGATCCAGCAGGGGTTAAGCGCCGTTGAGCAGCTACTGCGTCAGAGTCAGTCGCAGAACTTCTGCGTGGGTAATGCACCGACGCTTGCCGACTGCTGTCTGGTCCCGCAATGGGCGAATGCGTTAAGAATGGGGTGCGATCTGAGCGGCTATCCGCGCTGCAAAGCCGTGTATGACGCCTGCACACAGCTCCCGGCGTTCATCGCCGCCGCCCCGGAAAATCAACAAGATAAAATCTCAGCCTGA
- a CDS encoding fumarylacetoacetate hydrolase family protein — translation MTQYVFAPQAPVTVPVVGSDAQFPVRRVYCVGRNYAAHAREMGFDPDREPPFFFCKPADAIVPVAAGETLALPYPAQTDNYHYEIELVVAIGKKGSDIPLENAHEYIWGYATGLDMTRRDRQMEMRQMGRPWEIGKAFDLSAPIAPLHKADEIADITSAPIWLQVNGDDHQRSDIRHLIWSVNETISYLSGFFELQPGDLIFTGTPEGVGAVVKGDVITGGVDGLTPIAVKIV, via the coding sequence ATGACTCAGTATGTATTTGCACCACAGGCCCCCGTTACTGTCCCGGTTGTCGGCAGCGATGCGCAGTTCCCCGTCCGTCGCGTGTACTGCGTGGGGCGTAACTACGCCGCTCATGCCCGCGAAATGGGATTTGATCCGGACCGTGAGCCGCCGTTCTTTTTCTGTAAGCCTGCCGATGCGATTGTGCCGGTTGCCGCAGGCGAAACGTTAGCGCTGCCATACCCGGCGCAAACGGATAACTATCACTATGAAATTGAGCTGGTGGTCGCCATCGGCAAAAAGGGCAGCGATATCCCGTTAGAAAACGCTCATGAGTATATCTGGGGCTATGCCACCGGACTGGACATGACCCGCCGCGATCGCCAGATGGAGATGCGTCAGATGGGACGTCCGTGGGAAATCGGCAAAGCGTTCGATCTCTCTGCGCCCATCGCGCCGCTGCATAAAGCGGATGAAATTGCGGATATCACCTCTGCGCCCATCTGGTTACAGGTGAATGGCGACGATCATCAGCGCAGCGACATTCGCCATCTGATCTGGTCGGTAAATGAAACGATCAGCTATCTGTCCGGCTTCTTCGAACTGCAACCGGGCGACCTGATCTTCACCGGCACGCCGGAAGGCGTGGGTGCCGTAGTGAAAGGGGATGTGATCACCGGAGGCGTGGACGGACTGACGCCTATCGCTGTGAAGATTGTCTGA
- the gtdA gene encoding gentisate 1,2-dioxygenase — protein MSDHNQDVKNSRQQFYQHISGQNLTPLWESLHHLVPQTPNPTCAPAYWNYQEIRPLLLESGNLIGAKEAIRRVLVLENPMLRGQSSITSTLYAGLQLIMPGEVAPSHRHNQSALRFIVEGKGAFTAVDGERTQMHTGDFILTPQWQWHDHGNPGDEPVVWLDGLDLPLVNILGCGFAEDYPEDQQPVSRKEGDYLPRYAANMLPLRHQKGNSSPIFNYRYDRSRDALHDLTRLGDADEWDGYKMRYVNPVTGGYPMPSMGTFLQLLPKGFTSRVARTTDSTIYHVVEGAGDVTVGNETFHFSAKDIFVVPTWHGVSFKTTDETVLFSFSDRPVQEALGLFREARY, from the coding sequence ATGTCAGACCATAATCAGGATGTTAAAAATAGCCGTCAGCAGTTTTACCAGCATATTTCGGGGCAGAACCTGACCCCGCTGTGGGAATCGCTGCATCATCTGGTTCCACAAACGCCGAATCCGACTTGTGCGCCAGCATACTGGAACTACCAGGAAATTCGTCCGCTGCTGCTGGAAAGCGGCAACCTGATTGGCGCGAAAGAGGCGATTCGTCGCGTGCTGGTACTGGAAAACCCGATGCTGCGCGGTCAGTCCTCTATTACGTCAACGCTCTATGCGGGACTGCAGCTCATCATGCCGGGCGAAGTCGCTCCCAGCCATCGTCATAACCAGTCGGCGTTACGCTTTATTGTGGAAGGGAAAGGGGCATTTACCGCCGTGGACGGTGAACGCACCCAGATGCACACCGGCGATTTTATTCTGACCCCGCAGTGGCAATGGCACGACCATGGCAACCCTGGCGATGAGCCTGTCGTCTGGCTGGACGGTCTGGATCTGCCGCTGGTTAACATTCTGGGCTGTGGTTTTGCCGAGGATTACCCGGAAGATCAGCAGCCGGTTTCACGCAAAGAGGGCGACTATCTGCCGCGCTATGCCGCCAATATGCTGCCGCTGCGCCATCAGAAAGGCAATTCATCGCCAATTTTCAACTATCGCTATGACCGCAGCCGCGACGCGCTGCACGACCTGACCCGTCTGGGCGATGCCGACGAGTGGGATGGCTACAAAATGCGCTATGTCAACCCGGTAACCGGCGGCTACCCGATGCCATCGATGGGGACGTTCCTGCAATTGTTGCCAAAAGGCTTTACCTCGCGGGTGGCGCGTACCACTGACAGCACCATTTATCACGTGGTTGAAGGGGCGGGTGATGTCACCGTCGGCAACGAGACGTTCCATTTCTCAGCCAAAGATATTTTTGTGGTTCCGACGTGGCACGGCGTGTCATTCAAAACCACCGATGAGACCGTTTTATTCAGTTTTTCGGACCGACCGGTACAGGAAGCCCTCGGGTTGTTCCGCGAAGCCCGCTATTAA
- the mhbT gene encoding 3-hydroxybenzoate transporter MhbT, protein MTQRRELQALIDAAPVSKTQWRVIICCFLVVMLDGFDTAAIGFIAPDIRTHWQLTAGDLAPLFGAGLLGLTAGALLCGPLSDRFGRKRVIELCVALFGALSLISAFSPDLQTLVILRFLTGLGLGGAMPNTITMTSEYLPARRRGALVTLMFCGFTLGSAMGGIVSAQLVPVIGWHGILVLGGVLPLILFFVLLAVLPESPRWQVRRQLPQATIARTVSAITGERYDNTQFYLQEAAAIAKGSIRQLFVGRQLPITLMLWVVFFMSLLIIYLLSSWMPTLLNHRGIDLQQASWVTAAFQIGGTLGALALGVLMDKHNPFRVLATSYALGAVCIVMIGLSENGLWLMALAIFGTGVGISGSQVGLNALTATLYPTQSRATGVSWSNAVGRCGAIVGSLSGGVMMAMNFSFDTLFFIIAVPAAISAVMLAVLTVVVRQSASVPDAMPHASVVNE, encoded by the coding sequence ATGACTCAACGACGTGAACTACAAGCCCTGATCGATGCTGCTCCTGTCAGCAAGACACAGTGGCGGGTGATCATCTGCTGCTTTCTGGTGGTCATGCTTGATGGTTTTGATACCGCAGCCATTGGCTTTATTGCACCCGATATTCGTACCCACTGGCAGTTAACTGCCGGAGACCTCGCTCCGCTGTTTGGCGCAGGTCTGTTAGGACTTACCGCCGGCGCCTTACTTTGCGGACCGCTGTCTGACCGTTTCGGTCGCAAACGGGTGATTGAGCTCTGCGTGGCATTGTTTGGTGCGCTGAGCCTGATCTCCGCCTTTTCGCCGGATTTGCAAACGCTGGTTATCCTGCGCTTTCTGACCGGTCTGGGCCTCGGCGGTGCCATGCCCAACACCATCACCATGACCTCTGAATACTTGCCCGCCCGCCGCCGCGGTGCGCTGGTCACCCTGATGTTCTGTGGCTTTACGCTCGGTTCAGCGATGGGCGGAATTGTCAGCGCGCAGCTGGTGCCGGTTATTGGCTGGCACGGGATCCTGGTCCTCGGCGGCGTGTTACCGCTGATACTGTTCTTCGTCCTGCTCGCGGTCCTGCCGGAATCTCCACGCTGGCAGGTCCGTCGCCAGTTGCCGCAGGCAACCATCGCCAGAACGGTCAGCGCGATCACCGGCGAACGTTACGACAATACCCAGTTTTACCTCCAGGAGGCGGCGGCGATAGCCAAAGGCAGCATTCGTCAGCTGTTTGTTGGCCGCCAGTTGCCCATTACCCTGATGTTATGGGTGGTGTTCTTCATGAGTCTGTTAATCATCTATCTGCTGTCGAGCTGGATGCCGACGCTGTTGAACCATCGTGGGATTGACCTGCAGCAGGCTTCCTGGGTGACGGCGGCGTTCCAGATTGGCGGTACGCTCGGCGCGCTGGCATTGGGCGTGCTGATGGATAAACACAATCCCTTCCGGGTGCTGGCTACGAGCTACGCGCTGGGAGCGGTATGCATTGTCATGATTGGCCTGAGCGAAAACGGTTTATGGCTGATGGCGTTGGCGATTTTCGGTACCGGGGTAGGTATCAGCGGATCGCAGGTGGGCCTCAATGCCTTAACCGCCACGCTCTATCCCACCCAGAGTCGGGCGACGGGCGTGAGCTGGTCCAACGCGGTGGGGCGCTGCGGAGCGATTGTCGGTTCGCTTTCCGGCGGCGTGATGATGGCGATGAATTTCTCTTTCGACACCTTGTTTTTCATTATCGCTGTTCCGGCGGCCATTAGCGCGGTGATGTTAGCCGTACTTACGGTAGTTGTCCGCCAGTCAGCCTCTGTCCCTGATGCTATGCCGCACGCAAGCGTCGTGAACGAATAA
- a CDS encoding LysR family transcriptional regulator, translating into MANWAQKLKLHHLQMLVALGEQGNLTHVARMMNITQPALSKWLSQLEDEMGITLFERHSKGLRPSEGGKLLLQHAQRLINDMERSQYEMARFKEGGLVGSLKIGCSPVATDCVSQAILNLLVEMPTLHLNIEEKVMTPLLHDLLAGSVDVVVGRVGGRALQLPLNYQVLYTEPVCFVARPHHPLAKFDTLSWADLAHWRWIVWPTGTPIRLSIDNALVDNGVMLPENTIESASMNVSTNLLQSSDMISILSLRLAQRYASQGQLVILNLPKIEQKGSVGVFWRNNETPSSALSRFLQLLAQV; encoded by the coding sequence ATGGCAAACTGGGCGCAAAAACTGAAGCTGCACCATCTGCAAATGCTGGTGGCGCTGGGCGAACAAGGGAATCTCACGCACGTTGCACGAATGATGAATATCACCCAGCCCGCGCTGTCGAAATGGCTGTCACAGCTCGAAGATGAGATGGGGATCACGCTCTTTGAACGTCACAGTAAAGGCCTGCGCCCCTCGGAAGGCGGCAAGTTGCTGCTGCAACACGCCCAGCGCTTAATCAATGACATGGAGCGTTCACAGTATGAAATGGCACGCTTTAAAGAAGGCGGGCTGGTAGGGAGCCTGAAGATTGGCTGCTCGCCAGTGGCGACCGACTGTGTGTCGCAGGCGATCCTTAATCTGCTCGTGGAGATGCCGACGCTGCACCTTAACATTGAAGAAAAGGTCATGACGCCGCTGCTGCACGACCTGCTTGCCGGTTCCGTGGATGTCGTGGTCGGCCGCGTCGGTGGGCGAGCGCTGCAGCTTCCGCTCAATTATCAGGTGCTGTATACCGAACCCGTTTGCTTTGTCGCCCGTCCCCACCATCCATTAGCGAAGTTTGACACCCTGAGCTGGGCCGATCTAGCGCACTGGCGCTGGATCGTCTGGCCGACGGGAACGCCTATCCGCCTGAGTATTGATAACGCGCTGGTCGATAACGGAGTGATGTTGCCGGAGAACACCATCGAGTCGGCATCGATGAACGTCAGTACTAACCTGCTGCAAAGCAGCGATATGATCTCTATCCTTTCTTTACGGCTGGCGCAGCGCTATGCCAGCCAGGGACAGCTGGTGATCCTCAACCTACCGAAGATTGAACAAAAAGGCAGCGTGGGCGTGTTCTG